The following proteins are encoded in a genomic region of Montipora foliosa isolate CH-2021 chromosome 10, ASM3666993v2, whole genome shotgun sequence:
- the LOC137973649 gene encoding dynein light chain Tctex-type protein 2B-like: protein MDPKIHRLSTVDHRPPPSLAVSAPHTAETEQRGRSSTSTSLHSSVQSYSPDKTERRKPSSTTNPFLYSPQNRKVSSSISPRLDTDYAKRVGQSEVLPTYRMAPQSDRKFRPHIVKNIMDQAFEESLDGINTYDSVKCRALTTQVCEDIKQRVKWLNYDRCKLICLVHIGSLSGQGMRVASQCLWDQSVDNFATTTYRKGDIFAVAMLFGVYKE from the coding sequence ATGGATCCCAAAATACATCGTCTTAGTACTGTGGACCATCGACCACCTCCGTCGCTTGCAGTTTCCGCGCCACATACAGCTGAAACAGAACAACGTGGAAGATCATCCACCAGCACTTCCCTTCATTCAAGCGTCCAAAGTTATTCTCCTGACAAGACAGAACGCAGGAAACCGTCCAGTACTACAAACCCGTTTCTTTACTCTCCTCAGAATCGAAAGGTATCGAGTAGCATATCTCCAAGATTAGACACGGACTACGCGAAACGAGTTGGCCAAAGCGAGGTTTTGCCGACTTACCGAATGGCGCCGCAATCCGACCGGAAATTTCGTCCGCATATTGTTAAGAACATCATGGACCAAGCTTTTGAAGAGAGTTTAGACGGAATCAATACTTACGATTCTGTTAAATGCCGAGCATTGACTACACAAGTCTGCGAAGATATCAAGCAACGAGTGAAATGGTTAAACTACGACCGATGTAAACTTATTTGTCTTGTACATATTGGGTCTTTGAGCGGTCAAGGGATGCGCGTAGCAAGTCAGTGTTTGTGGGATCAAAGTGTGGACAACTTTGCCACGACCACTTACCGGAAAGGTGATATTTTTGCGGTTGCGATGCTTTTTGGAGTTTATAAGGAATAA